A single region of the Gracilibacillus caseinilyticus genome encodes:
- a CDS encoding Na+/H+ antiporter NhaC family protein, whose amino-acid sequence MEQDSALSRATGNTKINSLQFRLGALGAAIPLLFFVIWAITTSVLQLSSEIGLVLGAIIGITLGLFFCKSKWADYAQGLFDGLAQPIGVIAMVAWFYAGMFAQLLQVGGLVEGLVWIGIETGFTGGWFVGLTFILAAIFSTAVGTGYGTTVAFCTLMFPAGVATGADPTILFAAILAGAVFGDNLAPVSDTTIVSATTQDADVPGVVRSRFKYAVAAAIPTLLLFIIFGSGGSIEEQANISSTTNPSGLFMLVPFVIVLTLAISGQHIITSLTWGIIVAITMIILFPIGSISDVIQFNPDSDQIVEGALINGISGYVNMAILILLIVAAAHIMRLGGTMNTITTTLVTWIKNSIRRAELSMWAIVALLNSAITINTAAEIAAAPFVREIGEKYKIHSYRRANMLDAITSALGYIFPWGAPVLLGWSTISSMTETYEWLPVVSPTAVFPFVFQGWFLVVIMLIAAITGWGLRYQGKNGEELRQSPE is encoded by the coding sequence ATGGAACAAGATAGTGCATTATCACGTGCTACTGGAAATACTAAAATAAATTCACTTCAATTCCGTTTAGGTGCCCTTGGTGCTGCAATTCCTTTATTGTTTTTCGTCATATGGGCTATCACGACTAGTGTATTGCAATTATCTTCCGAAATAGGACTTGTTCTCGGTGCTATTATTGGAATTACCTTAGGATTATTTTTTTGTAAAAGTAAATGGGCAGATTATGCGCAAGGATTATTTGATGGACTAGCGCAGCCAATCGGTGTAATAGCCATGGTAGCGTGGTTTTATGCCGGAATGTTTGCTCAGCTGCTACAGGTTGGCGGCTTAGTAGAAGGGCTGGTGTGGATTGGCATAGAGACTGGTTTTACAGGAGGCTGGTTTGTTGGCTTAACCTTCATTCTTGCGGCAATCTTCTCAACCGCTGTCGGAACTGGCTATGGAACTACTGTAGCTTTTTGTACGCTAATGTTCCCTGCCGGTGTGGCGACTGGTGCAGATCCAACCATTCTTTTTGCGGCGATATTAGCAGGAGCAGTATTTGGTGACAACCTTGCACCCGTTTCTGATACAACGATTGTATCTGCTACTACACAGGATGCAGATGTGCCTGGTGTAGTTCGTAGTCGTTTTAAATATGCTGTTGCAGCAGCAATCCCGACATTATTATTGTTTATCATATTCGGAAGTGGTGGATCCATAGAGGAGCAAGCAAATATTTCCTCGACAACAAATCCTTCTGGCTTATTTATGTTAGTTCCATTTGTTATCGTGCTTACACTTGCTATTTCCGGTCAACATATTATCACGTCTTTAACGTGGGGAATTATCGTTGCGATCACAATGATTATTTTATTTCCTATAGGCTCGATTTCGGATGTGATTCAGTTTAATCCGGATTCCGATCAAATCGTTGAAGGAGCATTAATTAATGGAATTTCTGGCTACGTGAACATGGCGATTTTAATCTTATTAATTGTAGCTGCTGCTCATATCATGCGTTTAGGCGGCACAATGAATACTATTACAACAACGTTAGTCACGTGGATCAAAAACTCCATTCGACGAGCAGAGTTGTCCATGTGGGCTATTGTAGCGTTATTAAATAGTGCCATCACTATCAATACCGCAGCCGAAATTGCAGCAGCACCATTCGTTCGTGAGATCGGTGAAAAGTATAAAATCCACAGCTATCGCAGAGCAAATATGCTTGATGCCATCACGTCTGCATTAGGTTATATTTTCCCATGGGGAGCGCCGGTATTATTAGGGTGGTCGACGATTAGTTCGATGACAGAGACATATGAATGGCTGCCAGTTGTCTCACCTACAGCCGTATTCCCATTCGTATTCCAGGGCTGGTTCCTGGTTGTGATTATGCTCATTGCAGCCATAACAGGATGGGGCTTGCGTTATCAAGGAAAAAACGGTGAGGAACTACGTCAGTCACCAGAATAA